In Mucilaginibacter celer, one DNA window encodes the following:
- a CDS encoding amino acid permease, whose translation MPLQNKLGLWTSTSLVIGNMIGAGIFLMPAAMANFGSIGLLGWVFSAIGSFFLAKVFSNLSKLLPHATGGPYAYTRHGLGDFIGFLVAWGYYLAVACANAAITISFVSALSTFFPILASSSVIAVGTGLCSIWLLAYINMQGVVTGGKLQLITTILKVLPLLLVAVGGLFFIKAANFTPFNSSGGSVISALQATATMTMFAFIGIESATVPSGSVANPEKTVARATMLGLLITTFIYVLGSVSVIGIIPAAQLQKSVTPYADAAVAIYGNSARYWVSAGIAIAAFGSLNGWTLLQGQVPYAISKDKLFPPIFSRTNKKGVPYMGIIISSVMVSLFMTMNYTKGLVAQFKFLLLLSLLSVLIPYLLSAAAYLVIRVRNNPNAGGWAGAVALAIFAFGYALWAIAGAGQEAVYYGFLLLMAGIPFYVWAALRKNAE comes from the coding sequence ATGCCCCTACAAAACAAATTAGGCCTCTGGACCAGCACCTCGCTGGTAATTGGCAACATGATAGGTGCCGGTATTTTCCTGATGCCTGCCGCTATGGCCAATTTTGGGAGCATTGGTTTGCTGGGCTGGGTATTTTCGGCAATTGGTTCGTTTTTCCTGGCTAAGGTTTTCAGTAACCTGAGTAAGCTGCTGCCTCATGCTACCGGCGGCCCTTACGCCTATACCCGCCACGGCCTTGGCGATTTTATTGGTTTTTTGGTGGCCTGGGGGTATTATCTTGCCGTGGCCTGTGCCAACGCGGCCATTACCATATCGTTTGTGAGTGCGCTGAGCACATTTTTTCCAATATTGGCAAGCAGCAGCGTCATTGCCGTTGGTACGGGATTGTGTTCCATATGGCTGTTAGCCTATATCAATATGCAGGGCGTTGTTACAGGCGGAAAACTGCAACTGATTACCACTATTTTAAAGGTATTACCGCTGTTACTGGTTGCTGTGGGCGGTCTGTTTTTTATCAAAGCTGCAAATTTTACACCTTTTAACAGCAGCGGCGGCAGTGTCATCAGCGCACTACAGGCTACCGCCACCATGACCATGTTTGCTTTTATCGGCATTGAAAGCGCAACAGTACCATCGGGCAGCGTAGCCAACCCCGAAAAAACGGTGGCGAGGGCCACTATGCTTGGTTTATTGATTACCACCTTTATTTATGTATTGGGAAGTGTAAGCGTTATCGGCATTATCCCGGCAGCGCAATTGCAAAAATCAGTTACCCCTTATGCCGATGCGGCCGTTGCTATTTATGGCAACAGTGCCCGTTACTGGGTTAGCGCGGGTATCGCGATAGCCGCTTTTGGCTCGTTAAACGGCTGGACGCTGCTGCAGGGACAAGTACCTTATGCCATTTCAAAAGACAAGCTTTTCCCGCCAATTTTTAGCCGCACCAATAAAAAGGGCGTGCCTTACATGGGTATCATCATCAGCAGTGTTATGGTATCGCTGTTCATGACCATGAACTACACCAAAGGCCTGGTAGCGCAATTTAAATTTCTGCTGTTGCTTTCCTTACTGAGCGTACTCATCCCCTACCTGCTTTCGGCGGCGGCATACCTTGTTATCAGGGTGCGTAATAATCCTAACGCGGGCGGCTGGGCCGGTGCCGTTGCACTGGCTATATTTGCCTTTGGCTATGCCCTTTGGGCTATTGCCGGCGCAGGGCAGGAAGCCGTTTATTACGGCTTTTTATTGCTGATGGCCGGCATTCCGTTTTATGTTTGGGCGGCGTTAAGGAAGAATGCGGAATAA
- a CDS encoding c-type cytochrome — MKNKTTVIGILLMLCALSVISFKNIGIKITLPARDTANGGLFLPGKFKAVVVVDSLEGRARHIAVNSNGDIYVKLRFPDSIGGNVAMRDTNRDGRADIIKKFADYEDKGPYGTGMRVHNGYLYFSSEANVYRVKLNTQTLVPDAPLELILHDATAPHEHDAKPLAFDGAGHMYVAYGAPSNACQEQNRVPGSKGIKGCPLLQQYGGIWQFDEAKPNQTQADGIRYATGMRSIVAMDWNTVDNCLYVVAHGRDDLRLQFPKVFTAWQSAVLPAEEFIKVTKGTDAGWPYYYYDPIKKKKLLNPEYGGDGKKAGNGAKYTQPIMAFAAHWAPNDLLFYTGNQFPARYKDGAFIAFHGSTNRSPYPQAGFFVCFVPFKNGRPAGAWEIFADGFAGKNTVVSVSEATYRPMGLAMGPDGSLYISETEKGKVWKVSYTGDKTQFTPTQLAGMEQRKKLPGFRLPDVMKSDLQTGMLKGGAKVYNTYCANCHQKNGRGDGNMIPPLSGSEWVTGGKYMDKDLAIRVLLKGLDGPIKVKNHPYNSAMPKHDFLSDADIAAVLTYIRNNFGNNSSLVTAAEVKKMRAEVARDK; from the coding sequence ATGAAAAATAAAACAACCGTGATCGGTATTTTACTGATGCTGTGCGCGCTTTCTGTTATCAGTTTTAAAAACATCGGCATAAAAATAACGCTGCCAGCCAGGGATACTGCCAATGGAGGCTTGTTCCTGCCCGGCAAGTTTAAAGCTGTTGTTGTTGTTGACAGCCTGGAAGGCCGCGCAAGGCACATTGCGGTTAACAGCAATGGCGATATCTATGTAAAACTCCGCTTTCCCGATTCGATTGGCGGCAACGTGGCCATGCGAGATACCAATAGGGATGGCCGTGCAGACATCATTAAAAAGTTTGCTGATTATGAGGATAAAGGTCCGTACGGTACAGGTATGCGGGTACATAACGGTTATTTGTACTTCAGCTCGGAGGCTAATGTTTACCGTGTTAAATTAAACACGCAAACACTGGTGCCCGATGCTCCTTTAGAATTGATATTGCACGATGCCACCGCCCCGCACGAGCATGACGCCAAACCACTTGCTTTTGACGGTGCAGGGCACATGTATGTAGCTTACGGCGCACCATCCAATGCCTGCCAGGAGCAGAACCGCGTTCCGGGATCGAAGGGAATAAAGGGCTGTCCGCTTTTGCAGCAATATGGGGGCATCTGGCAGTTTGATGAGGCTAAGCCAAATCAAACTCAGGCTGATGGCATCCGTTATGCCACCGGAATGCGCAGTATTGTGGCAATGGACTGGAACACTGTCGATAACTGCCTGTACGTAGTAGCTCACGGCCGCGACGACTTGCGCCTGCAATTCCCCAAAGTGTTTACGGCCTGGCAAAGCGCCGTGCTGCCTGCCGAAGAGTTTATCAAAGTGACCAAAGGCACTGATGCAGGCTGGCCTTATTACTATTATGATCCCATAAAAAAGAAAAAACTACTTAACCCCGAGTACGGCGGCGATGGTAAAAAAGCGGGCAATGGTGCCAAATACACCCAACCCATTATGGCTTTCGCCGCACATTGGGCTCCTAACGATTTGTTGTTTTACACCGGCAACCAATTCCCGGCGAGGTATAAAGACGGGGCTTTTATAGCTTTTCATGGATCAACCAACCGCTCGCCATACCCGCAGGCCGGCTTTTTTGTATGCTTTGTGCCTTTTAAAAATGGCAGGCCTGCCGGCGCATGGGAAATTTTTGCCGATGGGTTTGCGGGTAAAAACACCGTAGTAAGCGTTAGCGAAGCAACTTACCGCCCTATGGGTTTGGCTATGGGGCCTGATGGCTCGCTTTATATCAGCGAAACAGAAAAAGGCAAAGTTTGGAAAGTGAGCTACACCGGCGATAAAACCCAATTTACTCCAACACAGCTGGCCGGCATGGAGCAACGCAAAAAACTGCCCGGCTTCCGCCTGCCCGATGTAATGAAAAGTGATTTGCAAACCGGCATGCTTAAAGGCGGCGCTAAAGTTTACAATACCTATTGTGCCAACTGCCACCAAAAAAACGGTCGGGGTGATGGTAACATGATTCCGCCGCTAAGCGGATCGGAGTGGGTAACCGGCGGGAAATACATGGATAAAGACCTGGCCATACGTGTATTGCTGAAAGGCCTGGATGGCCCCATTAAAGTGAAAAATCACCCGTACAACAGCGCCATGCCCAAACACGATTTTTTGAGCGACGCTGATATTGCTGCGGTACTAACCTACATCCGCAATAATTTTGGCAACAACAGCAGCCTTGTTACCGCCGCCGAAGTGAAGAAGATGCGGGCCGAAGTGGCCAGGGATAAATAA
- a CDS encoding DUF4276 family protein, with translation MKRIIIICEGQTEQEFCRQVLQPHFNAIHIDYPTIKKSGGGIVSWSALKKQIENHLIEEKSVIVTTFIDYYGIQDRFAFPEWAASKKEMDKGKRMNLLETAMHLAIAPSLNHRFIPYIQLHEFEALLFNDIKIFEDNLREDDFKKTELEQIIQQYPNPELINDTPENTPSRRLIRLIDGYDKIIYGAGLAESIGLEKIRAKSPRFNNWITTLENL, from the coding sequence ATGAAGAGGATTATAATAATTTGCGAAGGACAAACCGAGCAGGAATTTTGTAGACAGGTATTGCAGCCACATTTCAATGCAATTCACATAGATTATCCAACAATAAAAAAATCAGGAGGCGGAATTGTATCGTGGTCTGCTCTGAAAAAACAAATAGAGAATCATTTAATAGAGGAAAAGTCGGTCATCGTTACGACTTTTATTGATTACTACGGAATTCAAGACAGGTTTGCTTTTCCGGAATGGGCTGCTTCAAAAAAAGAAATGGATAAGGGCAAAAGAATGAATTTGCTCGAAACTGCCATGCACTTAGCTATCGCCCCATCCTTAAACCACAGATTCATTCCTTATATTCAACTACATGAATTCGAGGCATTGTTATTTAACGATATTAAAATATTTGAAGACAACCTTAGAGAAGACGATTTTAAGAAAACGGAACTCGAACAAATCATTCAACAGTATCCTAATCCTGAATTGATTAATGACACTCCTGAAAACACACCATCTCGGAGGTTAATTAGGCTAATTGATGGATACGATAAAATTATTTACGGGGCGGGCTTAGCCGAAAGCATCGGCTTAGAAAAAATAAGAGCCAAAAGCCCCCGCTTCAACAACTGGATCACTACACTCGAAAACCTGTAA
- a CDS encoding AAA family ATPase, whose amino-acid sequence MDYIEIKGYKSIREAKVELKPINILIGANGSGKSNFISFFDFLNRVGTQNLTEYTGRSGGAEKFLYQGSRVTPQISASISFEKGINTYSFTVESENDGFIFTKEQLWFRNIAKDITNFKPESSVKTTSTDIAKYIREHLDGLKKYHFHDTGKNSPFTQMSNVQNGSYLFYEDGRNLASFLNHIKQNEQIVYNRIIKTIQSVAPYFSDFFLQANEEGHIRLQWQDKYSSTIYGASDLSDGTIRFIALSALFLQPRLRKSIIIDEPELGLHPFAITKLAGMIKSAASRGTQVIVATQSAELLNYFEPEDIITVDQINGQTEFKRLQRDQLSVWLDDYSIGDLWQQNIITGGQP is encoded by the coding sequence ATGGACTATATTGAAATAAAAGGGTACAAATCCATCAGGGAGGCCAAAGTGGAGTTAAAACCGATTAATATTTTGATTGGCGCTAACGGCTCGGGTAAGAGTAACTTTATTTCATTTTTTGATTTTTTAAATAGAGTTGGCACACAAAACCTTACAGAATATACAGGTCGAAGCGGTGGCGCAGAAAAGTTTCTATATCAAGGCAGCAGGGTGACTCCCCAAATAAGTGCATCTATTTCTTTCGAAAAAGGAATAAATACCTATTCATTTACCGTAGAAAGTGAAAATGACGGATTTATCTTTACAAAAGAGCAATTGTGGTTTCGAAATATTGCAAAAGATATCACAAATTTCAAGCCGGAATCTTCTGTTAAAACAACATCAACGGATATTGCAAAATATATAAGAGAACATTTAGATGGCCTGAAAAAATATCATTTTCATGATACCGGTAAAAACTCGCCGTTCACTCAAATGAGCAATGTACAAAATGGCTCTTACCTCTTTTATGAAGATGGAAGAAATCTTGCGTCATTCTTAAATCACATAAAGCAAAATGAGCAAATTGTATATAATCGCATCATAAAAACCATTCAAAGCGTCGCTCCCTACTTTTCCGATTTCTTTTTACAAGCTAATGAAGAAGGCCATATTCGGTTGCAGTGGCAGGATAAATACAGTTCAACTATTTATGGGGCCTCAGATCTTTCTGACGGCACTATTAGATTTATTGCACTATCTGCTTTATTCTTGCAACCAAGATTACGAAAAAGTATAATTATCGATGAACCTGAACTGGGATTGCACCCGTTTGCTATTACAAAGTTGGCCGGCATGATAAAAAGTGCAGCATCGAGGGGTACACAAGTGATTGTTGCCACTCAATCAGCAGAACTTCTTAATTATTTTGAACCGGAAGATATCATTACAGTCGACCAAATTAATGGGCAAACCGAATTTAAACGGTTGCAAAGAGACCAACTATCAGTTTGGCTCGATGACTATTCGATAGGTGATTTATGGCAACAAAATATTATTACGGGAGGGCAGCCGTAA